A genomic window from Alkalihalobacillus sp. AL-G includes:
- a CDS encoding histidine kinase N-terminal domain-containing protein, translated as MKVRHEMNEEDTQQLIKLFHTQHNTILDEWLNVVAISENDPFYEEVINNGGHTIRLITTYLKDPETPMIQNLTKKVARERIEAQVDIGEFITNINMGRSIVYRVLNKSDVPQDKQLKFLLMINDFFDLYMYHAVTEYSNLKDSIIQKKSRFIQEMHSDRLSILGQIAASFAHEFRNPLTSIKGFIQLIEMETPKDGEVASYFKIINREMESLQEKISQFLYLSKMKGIDDESESFSLTEVIRNMLAFLYPRFVDEHITIDSDINGQLTMFGVEEQLKQVVLNILNNAVEELSETDGDRVIHVSLTNNGSELFLKITNSGSKIPEHLLEDIFEPFISTKQLGTGLGLSVCKQIVEKHRGMIQVDSTEKETSFLMTFPLAEAKGIY; from the coding sequence ATGAAGGTTAGGCATGAGATGAATGAAGAAGATACACAACAATTGATCAAGCTATTTCATACACAACACAATACAATTCTCGATGAATGGTTGAACGTTGTAGCGATTTCCGAAAATGATCCTTTTTATGAAGAGGTCATAAATAATGGTGGACATACCATCCGCTTAATTACGACCTACTTAAAAGACCCCGAAACACCGATGATTCAAAACCTAACGAAAAAAGTTGCACGAGAACGAATTGAAGCACAGGTTGATATTGGAGAATTCATAACAAATATCAATATGGGCCGATCAATCGTTTATAGAGTTTTAAATAAGTCAGATGTCCCACAAGATAAACAGCTTAAGTTTTTGCTTATGATTAATGACTTTTTTGATTTGTACATGTACCATGCAGTCACCGAGTACTCAAATCTGAAAGACTCGATCATTCAAAAGAAAAGTCGTTTTATCCAAGAAATGCACAGTGACCGCCTCTCAATACTAGGACAAATCGCTGCGAGCTTTGCCCATGAATTCAGAAACCCTTTGACATCGATAAAAGGCTTCATTCAACTAATTGAAATGGAAACCCCAAAAGATGGGGAGGTAGCTTCCTATTTTAAAATTATCAACCGTGAAATGGAAAGCTTACAAGAAAAGATTTCCCAATTTCTATACCTCTCAAAAATGAAAGGTATTGATGATGAGTCAGAATCCTTTTCACTTACTGAAGTGATACGGAATATGCTGGCGTTCCTGTATCCTCGATTTGTTGATGAACACATCACCATCGATAGCGATATTAATGGACAACTTACGATGTTCGGGGTTGAAGAACAGCTGAAGCAGGTCGTGTTAAATATTTTGAACAATGCAGTTGAAGAACTATCTGAAACAGATGGCGACCGGGTTATACACGTGAGCCTTACTAATAATGGGAGCGAACTGTTTTTAAAAATCACGAACAGTGGATCGAAAATACCTGAGCACCTTCTTGAAGATATTTTTGAACCATTTATTTCAACCAAGCAATTAGGAACAGGACTTGGCCTTTCTGTTTGTAAACAAATCGTCGAAAAACACCGAGGAATGATACAAGTTGATTCTACAGAAAAAGAAACGTCCTTTCTCATGACATTCCCACTGGCTGAAGCGAAAGGAATTTACTAA